One segment of Limisphaerales bacterium DNA contains the following:
- a CDS encoding D-2-hydroxyacid dehydrogenase, giving the protein MPKIIILDGHTLNPGDLSWDALSALGDLTVHDRTPATQVAERAAGAEIVFTNKSLVPAAAIEALPELRYIGVLATGYNVVDTSAAAARNIPVTNIPGYGTESVAQMTFALLLELASQPALHNASVRNGDWSACPDFCYWKKPLVELHGLT; this is encoded by the coding sequence GTGCCCAAAATCATCATCCTCGACGGACACACCCTCAACCCTGGCGACCTCTCTTGGGACGCCCTGAGCGCACTGGGCGACTTGACCGTACACGATCGCACGCCGGCCACGCAGGTAGCCGAACGGGCTGCCGGCGCAGAGATTGTGTTCACAAACAAATCGCTCGTGCCCGCCGCCGCCATCGAGGCTCTGCCGGAGTTGCGCTATATTGGCGTGCTCGCCACCGGTTATAATGTCGTAGACACCAGCGCAGCGGCCGCCCGCAATATTCCGGTGACCAATATCCCCGGCTACGGCACCGAGTCGGTCGCACAGATGACCTTTGCGCTGTTGCTCGAGCTAGCCTCGCAACCGGCCCTACACAACGCCAGTGTACGCAATGGGGACTGGAGTGCGTGCCCCGATTTTTGTTACTGGAAAAAACCGCTCGTGGAATTGCACGGGCTCAC